The DNA region GGAGTTTCGCGTCGACCCGGATGCAACGACCAACGCGAGTCGATCGTATATCGGCAATTTTTTTCCAGGCGACCACTCATCTTTAATCAAGCCGCTTTGGCCGCAGTATGTGTGCGCTTTATCGCACTACACAGCCGAAGGGTTTGATCGTTGCGTGTGCGACATGGCAAACAAATAAACTGGCCGGACGATATGCGAAACATCCGGCCAGTCGAGGTTTATTCGCTCTTGGCGGCTACAGCCTCGCTGCCGACTGGCTGGGCAATACGATTGCGGTAGCTGGCGGCGACAAAGTCGCGGAAGAGCGGATGTGGCTCCAGTGGCTTCGATTTGAACTCGGGGTGGAACTGGCAGCCGAGGAAGAATGGGTGGCCGGGAATCTCCACGATCTCGACATAGGTAGCGTCGGGGGTGGTTCCGGTGATGCGCAGGCCAGCTCCCGTGAGTAGGGCTTCGTACTCACGATTGAACTCGTAGCGATGACGATGGCGCTCTGAAATTTCAGTTGTCCCGTAGGCCTGAGCCGCCAGAGAGCCAGCCTCCATCACGCAGTCCCATGCCCCAAGGCGCATGGTGCCACCCATCTCCTCCACGCCCGTAAGCTCGCGGAGCTTATAGATGATGCGGTGCGGTGTGGCAGGATCGAACTCGCCGGAGTTAGCCTCTTTGAGGCCGCAGACGTTGCGGGCATACTCGATGCAGGCGGTCTGCATGCCGAGGCAGATACCGAAGTACGGTGTGCCGCTCTCGCGTGCATAGCGAATAGCGTTCAGCATACCTTCGATGCCGCGCTTGCCGAAGCCGCCGGGGACGAGGATGCCGTCGAAGTCCTCAAGCTGTGTCGCATAGTCGTCGGATTCAAGGCCTTCAGCTTCGATCCAAGTCACCCGAAGCTTCAGATTGTGCGCGAGCGCGCCATGAACCAGAGCTTCCTTCAGAGATTTATAGCTGTCCTCATACTCGACGTACTTGCCGACGATGCCGATGGAGACCTCATCCTTGGGGTTGTAGGCGCGGTGAACAATGTCCTGCCACTTGGAGAGGTTAGGCTCCTTGGCGTCGATGCGGAGGTATTTCAGCGCAAGAGCGTCTACCCCTTCTGCGGCGAAGGTCAACGGAACCTCATAGATGCTGGCGACGTCGCGTGCTGCAATGACAGCAGGCTCTTCGACGTTGCAGAAGAGGGCAATCTTGCTGCGCATCTCGCGGGGGACTGGGCGATCGGAGCGGCAAAGCAGAATGTCAGGCTGGATACCGATGGAGAGCATCTCCTTGACGGAGTGCTGGGTGGGCTTGGTCTTAAGTTCCTGAGCAGCGGCAATCCACGGGATTAACGTGACATGCACGAAGACGGTATTGTCGCGGCCAAGGTCCTGGCGCATCTGGCGGATCGCTTCGAGGAAGGGAAGCGACTCGATATCGCCCACCGTTCCGCCGATTTCTACGATGGTCACCTCGGTGTCGGCGGCGACCTTGCGCATGGCGTTCTTGATCTCGTTGGTGACGTGGGGAATGACCTGCACCGTCTTGCCGAGATAGTCACCGCGGCGCTCCTTGGTGATGATCTGCTCGTAGATGCGGCCCGTGGTGAGGTTGTTGTCGCGGGTCAGCTTAGCGTGGGTGAAGCGCTCGTAGTGGCCAAGATCGAGGTCGGTCTCTGCGCCGTCGTCGGTGACAAAGACTTCGCCATGCTGGAAGGGCGACATGGTGCCGGGATCGACGTTGAGATAGGGGTCAAACTTCATGAGGTTGACCTTGATGCCGCGGGCCTCAAGAAGGCAGCCAATAGAAGCTGCGGCGAGACCTTTACCAAGGCTGGACACAACTCCGCCGGTAACAAAGATGTACTTTGCTGACATTAATGCGACCTCTTCAATTGTTCGTGATGGGCGTGCTCGGTGTGCACAATCAAGTATCGCAGGGTTAGGGGCATCGAGGCAACTGGAACATTTTTAACGCGATGATTGGCTGTCTGGGCGAAGATTTCTAAGATAATGCGAGGGCGGAATGCCCAGCGATTTGCGAAACATCGCTGAAAACGCCGCGTGGCTGTCGTAACCGAGGGCCTTTGCAATGCGCGAGCTAGACTGTCCCTGCGCCAAGCGAATCTGCGCTTCAAGCAGCAACAATTGAAGCCGCCACTCCTGGAAGCTCATCTTCAACTCTTTGCGAAAGAGCCTCGACAGTGTGCGGCTGCTGATGCCCATCTCTGCGGCCCAGAAGTCCATGCTTCCGGTGAGGCTCGGCCTTCTCTGCATCGCCTCGCATATCTTTCGTAGTCCTGGGTCTTTCGGCCAGGGAAGATGCAGAGGCAGCGTGTGGGTAAAGCGCAGTTCATTGCAGATGAGAGCGGCCAGATGCGCGGCGCGGCCATCGGGTGGATAGGCTCGCGGTTCGCTCAACATGCTCACGATGAGCTCGCGCAGGAGCGGTGACACCTCGACGACGGCGCAGCCCTTCGCCGGTCCGGCAACGGTGTCGTCAAAGTAGGCCGAACGCATCCGCAGTCTGCTCCGCATGCGTATCGAGTGCCGCATCTTTGCCGGTACCCATATCGCGCGAGTCGGCAGCAGAACCCACTGGCCCTCCTGCGTAGTCACCGTCATGGTGCCTTCGATGGCGTAGATCAGCTGTGCCTTGGCATGCTCGTGCATCGGGATGCGATCCCCAGCGTCATAGTCGTAAGCCAGCAATGCGACGGGACGATCTACATTGAGGCACTCTTTTAATGCTGCATCTGTCCGCTTATCGATAGGTTCTGTCTGCATATCGCTTTCATGACACTCTAGCCTCCCACTATAAGGGAGGAAAAGAACGATTTTACGGAAGCACAACATATGGTTTATCGCGATTGCCGCGATTATCGCTCCTTTTATGGAGGTGCTCGACACTTCCATTGCGAACGTCGCCCTTCCTTATATTGCGGGCAACCTGTCCTCGTCCCTGGATGAGTCGGTTTGGGTGCTCACTTCCTATCTGGTGGCGAATGCCATCGTCCTGCCAACCAGCGGATGGATCTCCGGAAGAATCGGGCGAAAGCGCTTCTACCTGATCTCAATCTTTCTCTTCACCCTCAGCTCGTTCTTCTGCGGCATCGCGCCCAACCTTACGGCGCTGATCTTCTTTCGTATCCTTCAGGGGTTGGGCGGTGGCGGGTTACAGCCAACAACACAGGCGATCCTTGCCGACGTCTTCCCCAAAGAACGCATTGCCTCTGCCTTCACTCTGTACTCCATCGTCATCGTGCTTGCCCCCACGCTTGGCCCGGTTTTGGGCGGATGGCTCAGCGACAACTGCGGTTGGCGCTGGATCTTCTTTCTCAACATCCCCTTCGGCATCGCAGCTTATTTTATGAACCGCGAGCTACAGCCGGAGACGGAGATCGTTCAGCCCAGGGGCAGCCAGATCGACTACCTCGGGCTCTCCGGTGTGGCACTCGGTCTTGGCTGTCTGGAGTACGTGATGGACCGCGGCGAGCGCTCCGACTGGTTCGCCTCGCCTGCCATCACCGTCTGCGCAATTATCTCCGGCGCGGCATTAACTCTGTTGGTCTATCACCAGCTCTACCGGTCGAAACATCCGATCCTGCAACTTCGCCTGCTGGCGAACAGAAATTTTCTGCTGGCAAATGTCATGATCTTCTTCACTTACTTTGCCCGCTACGCCAGCACCACGCTGCTGCCGGAGTTTACGCACGGAATGCTGAACTACACCGCGACCGACAGCGGCCTTGTGCTCTCTCCCGGCTCGTTCGTTCTGCTGCTGTTCCTGCCCCTGGTGACGTGGCTCATGAAGCACGTCGATCTTCGCATACTGATCTTCAGTGGCCTTATGGTGACTAGTTTTTCCTTCTACCGCTTGAGTTCACTCTCTCTCGCTGTGGACTATTCGATAATCGTTAAATTCCGCATCTTAGAGAGTTCAGGAGTTGCGCTTTTTCTAACGCCGGTAAGCGTCCTTGCCTACTCGCAACTGAAGTCAGGCAAGAATGACGCAGCGGCTTCGTTATACGGTCTGTTCCGTAATCTCGGATCGGCGATTGGTATCTCCACCGTAAACACCATGCTCGTGCGCAGGGCACAGGTTCACCGAGTCTACCTCGGTGCCAACATCACTTCAGGTTTGCCGATGCTTCGAGAAGCATTCGCTGCTCCGCTTTGTATCTTGCAAACTCATGGCGGAGATAGCTTCAGCACTGCGGCCATGCGATCGTTGGGCTTGCTCAATGAAGAACTGAATCGGCAAGCGACCATACTCACCTATATGGACTGCTTTCGGTTGTTGATGTGGATTTCGATATGTCTGTCTCCGGTGGCGCTATTTTTCACAATTCAAAGGAAGCAGAAGCCAAAGAGCCCATCCAGAGTCTTTTCAGTGAAGCGGGCGTATCGATTTGAAGATACGAATAACGAAAAAATGAAGACGAGACATACACTGGAGGAATTACCCGAAGAAGAGACTCTAGAGGGAGTTTGAAGATGAAGTCTGGTGATTGGCTGCTGGGAGCGTTGATTCTGCTCTTGAATGTTATCTCTGGAGTCGCTCAGGTAGACGTATTGACGCAGCACAATAACCTCGAGCGGACCGGCGCAAATCTGCACGAGACCGTTCTGACGCACGAGAACGTCAACGTGAAGCAGTTCGGCATGCTCTTCAAGCGTGTGGTAGACGATCAGGTTTATGGCCAGCCGCTCTATGTATCGCACGTAAAAGTGGGCGGCGGTTTTCACGATGTGGTCTACGTGACGACTGTGAACAATAGCGTCTATGCCTTCGATGCCAATGACGCGGGTGCATCGACTCCAATTTGGCATGTAAACTTCGGCGCACCGGCGGACTTGCATGACGCAAAATTCGGCTGCCTCGATATCAATGGCAAGATGGGGATCATCGGAACTCCGGTGATCGATCGCCAGAGCGGTACGTTCTATGTTGTGGCGCTCACGCGCGTGGGTGGTGGTTTCATGCAGCGGCTTCATGCTCTGGATATTGCGACCGGCGCGGATATGCCGGACAGCCCTGTGACTATCACGGCGAAAGACTTTGATCCGCTGATGGAGAATCAGCGACCTGCTCTTCTGCTCTCGCATGGGGTGGTGTATGTGGGCTACGCCTCGCACTGCGATAAGGAGCCGTACCACGGCTTTCTGATGGGTTACGATGCGAAGACCCTGCACCAGACGGCTGTGCTGAACACATCACCGACAGGCTCTGAGGCGAGTATCTGGCAGTCTGGCCAGGCGCCGGCCGTAGATGCGGAGGGCAATATCTATGTGGTTACGGGGAACGGTTCGTGGGACGGCAAAGTTAACTTCAGCGAGAGCTTTCTGCGGCTCAGCCCGGAGTTGAAGCTGCTGGACTGGTTTACCCCGACCAATCACCTTGAGCTGGATGCGAAGGACATGGACCTTGACTCCTCCGGTGCGACGCTCATCCCCGGAACAAACCTTGTGCTGGGCGGCGGCAAGCAGGGCGTTCTGTATGTTCTCGACAAGCGGCACCTTGGACATCTCGGTGATGAAAATGCGTTACAGCACTTTCAGGCTGGTAAATCGCACCTGCACAGCTTCGTTTACTGGAAGAGCGACAGCAAAGGCTCTCTGCTCTACCTGTGGGGACAAACTGACCGATTACGCGTCTTTGGATTGAACGGAGATAAAGTAACCGAAACTCCAGTGATGACAAGGTCTGAGGTAAACCAGGGACATCCAGGTGCCATGCTGTCGATTTCGGCTAACGGCGGCAAAGAAGGAATTTTATGGGCTGCCATTCATGCGACCGGAGATTCATGGCACGAGTCCCGGCCCGGAGTTCTTCATGCCTACGACGCTGACGATATCAGCCATGAGCTTTGGAACTCGCTTGAAGACCCTGCGCGCGACGACTGCAACAACTACTCAAAGATGGCTCCTCCTACGATTGCGAACGGCAAGGTATACCTCGCCAGCTTTGGCACGGAAAACATAGGAACGGGACAGTTCTGCGTCTATGGGTTACTGCCGGATGGGCCACCTCCCGCAGCTCCCGAGGGGCTTCGTGCCAGTGTGCAGGATGGTGTAGTCTCGCTCACCTGGGTTGCTGTGTCGGGAGCGAGAACTTATACCGTAAAGGCTTTGAATACCGCCAACGGCGAACCGAACACGCTTGCCACGGGCTTAGTCTCAACAGGATTTACCGGAATTACGCCATACGAAGGAACGTCTACTTACGTCGTCACAGCATTGAACTCAAATGGCGAGAGCATTTCTTCCAAGCCTGTTACCGTTGATCTGCGACACGCTGCCGCCGTTCAGCGAAGCCATGTAATGATGCACTGATGTTCAAGGGGACGCGCACCATGAGAACCGCTATCGGACTCGATTTGCAGGTAT from Edaphobacter dinghuensis includes:
- a CDS encoding CTP synthase yields the protein MSAKYIFVTGGVVSSLGKGLAAASIGCLLEARGIKVNLMKFDPYLNVDPGTMSPFQHGEVFVTDDGAETDLDLGHYERFTHAKLTRDNNLTTGRIYEQIITKERRGDYLGKTVQVIPHVTNEIKNAMRKVAADTEVTIVEIGGTVGDIESLPFLEAIRQMRQDLGRDNTVFVHVTLIPWIAAAQELKTKPTQHSVKEMLSIGIQPDILLCRSDRPVPREMRSKIALFCNVEEPAVIAARDVASIYEVPLTFAAEGVDALALKYLRIDAKEPNLSKWQDIVHRAYNPKDEVSIGIVGKYVEYEDSYKSLKEALVHGALAHNLKLRVTWIEAEGLESDDYATQLEDFDGILVPGGFGKRGIEGMLNAIRYARESGTPYFGICLGMQTACIEYARNVCGLKEANSGEFDPATPHRIIYKLRELTGVEEMGGTMRLGAWDCVMEAGSLAAQAYGTTEISERHRHRYEFNREYEALLTGAGLRITGTTPDATYVEIVEIPGHPFFLGCQFHPEFKSKPLEPHPLFRDFVAASYRNRIAQPVGSEAVAAKSE
- a CDS encoding AraC family transcriptional regulator; translated protein: MQTEPIDKRTDAALKECLNVDRPVALLAYDYDAGDRIPMHEHAKAQLIYAIEGTMTVTTQEGQWVLLPTRAIWVPAKMRHSIRMRSRLRMRSAYFDDTVAGPAKGCAVVEVSPLLRELIVSMLSEPRAYPPDGRAAHLAALICNELRFTHTLPLHLPWPKDPGLRKICEAMQRRPSLTGSMDFWAAEMGISSRTLSRLFRKELKMSFQEWRLQLLLLEAQIRLAQGQSSSRIAKALGYDSHAAFSAMFRKSLGIPPSHYLRNLRPDSQSSR
- a CDS encoding DHA2 family efflux MFS transporter permease subunit — translated: MAAIIAPFMEVLDTSIANVALPYIAGNLSSSLDESVWVLTSYLVANAIVLPTSGWISGRIGRKRFYLISIFLFTLSSFFCGIAPNLTALIFFRILQGLGGGGLQPTTQAILADVFPKERIASAFTLYSIVIVLAPTLGPVLGGWLSDNCGWRWIFFLNIPFGIAAYFMNRELQPETEIVQPRGSQIDYLGLSGVALGLGCLEYVMDRGERSDWFASPAITVCAIISGAALTLLVYHQLYRSKHPILQLRLLANRNFLLANVMIFFTYFARYASTTLLPEFTHGMLNYTATDSGLVLSPGSFVLLLFLPLVTWLMKHVDLRILIFSGLMVTSFSFYRLSSLSLAVDYSIIVKFRILESSGVALFLTPVSVLAYSQLKSGKNDAAASLYGLFRNLGSAIGISTVNTMLVRRAQVHRVYLGANITSGLPMLREAFAAPLCILQTHGGDSFSTAAMRSLGLLNEELNRQATILTYMDCFRLLMWISICLSPVALFFTIQRKQKPKSPSRVFSVKRAYRFEDTNNEKMKTRHTLEELPEEETLEGV